The following are from one region of the Vicia villosa cultivar HV-30 ecotype Madison, WI unplaced genomic scaffold, Vvil1.0 ctg.000992F_1_1, whole genome shotgun sequence genome:
- the LOC131632726 gene encoding uncharacterized protein LOC131632726, with the protein MGPFLPSFANENILVAVDYVSKWVEVIATPKADAKTVLKFLNRNIFTRFGMPKVIISDGGSHFVNEQVAKVLDKYHINHKIASPYHPQTNGQAEISNRAIKNILEKTVSESRKDWSVRIDDALWAYRTSYKAATGASPFQMEVEHKALWALRVFNRDDSLAYKKRRNQLHELEEFRYLAYESNKMYKENMKRYHNKKIKKKEFNVGDLVLLYNSRLRLFPGKLKSKWLGPFIIKEVKPYGAITIEDSKTKESWTVNGERLKNYLGGEFDREVCTLSLLST; encoded by the coding sequence ATGGGACCTTTTCTTCCTTCTTTTGCTAATGAAAATATTCTAGTTGCAGTGGATTATGTCTCCAAGTGGGTAGAAGTCATCGCCACACCAAAGGCGGATGCCAAAACGGTGCTAAAATTTTTAAACCgaaacatattcacacgttttggcatgcctaAAGTGATAATAAGCGACGGTGGATCTCACTTTGTTAACGAGCAGGTAGCTAAAGTGCTGGATAagtatcatatcaaccacaagatCGCATCACCGTACCACCCCCAAACCAACGGGCAAGCGGAGATCTCAAACAGAGCAATCAAGAATATTCTAGAGAAGACTGTCTCAGAATCCCGTAAAGACTGGTCGGTAAGGATTGATGATGCCTTGTGGGCATATAGGACATCATACAAAGCAGCAACTGGTGCATCTCCTTTTCAAATGGAGGTAGAACACAAAGCATTATGGGCTCTACGAGTATTTAATAGGGATGACAGTCTAGCCTATAAGAAAAGGAGGAATCAACTCCACGAGCTTGAAgaattcaggtacctagcatatgagtccAATAAGATGTACAAAGAAAACATGAAAAGGTACCATaacaagaaaatcaagaaaaaagagTTTAATGTGGGCGACCTAGTGCTTCTGTATAATTCAAGACTAAGACTCTTTCCAGGAAAGCTAAAGTCAAAATGGTTAGGACCGTTCATCATCAAGGAAGTCAAACCATATGGTGCTATCACCATTGAGGATAGTAAAACCAAGGAaagttggaccgttaatggagaacggTTGAAGAATTATCTTGGTGGAGAGTTCGACAGAGAAGTGTGCACACTCTCACTGTTAAGCACTTAA